A region from the Halomarina litorea genome encodes:
- a CDS encoding aminopeptidase: MSDHLAAPARTAIEQCMALGSDESCLVVTDDKRRPIGEALYEAALAVTDDASILRYPPGNQHGEEPPAAVAAAMCEVDVFLAPTTKSISHTRARSAAMEAGARGATLPGITEEVFTTGLDADYDAIERHTREVYDQVAGASEVRVTTPRGTDITFEPGDREWRQDTGIVHEAGTFSNLPAGETFVSPENANGTYVVDGTMMPHGLVEGEPLEFDVEDGYVTRISDDDVREQVETGAEEVGRDAYNLAELGIGTNVAVTELVGSVLLDEKAAETVHIAIGDDAGIGGDTDAPLHLDGIIREPTVYADGEVVKLPASE; this comes from the coding sequence ATGAGCGATCACCTCGCGGCCCCCGCCCGGACGGCCATCGAACAGTGCATGGCACTCGGGAGCGACGAGTCCTGTCTCGTCGTCACCGACGACAAGCGCCGGCCAATCGGCGAGGCCCTCTACGAGGCCGCACTCGCCGTCACGGACGACGCGAGCATCCTCCGGTACCCGCCGGGCAACCAGCACGGCGAGGAACCGCCCGCCGCCGTCGCCGCCGCCATGTGCGAGGTGGACGTGTTCCTCGCGCCCACCACGAAGAGCATCAGTCACACCCGCGCACGGTCGGCCGCGATGGAGGCGGGCGCGCGCGGCGCGACCCTGCCCGGCATCACCGAGGAGGTGTTCACGACCGGGCTGGACGCCGACTACGACGCCATCGAACGTCACACGCGCGAGGTGTACGACCAGGTTGCCGGCGCGAGCGAGGTACGGGTCACGACGCCCCGCGGCACCGACATCACGTTCGAACCCGGCGACCGCGAGTGGCGACAGGACACCGGCATCGTCCACGAGGCGGGGACATTCTCGAACCTGCCGGCGGGAGAGACGTTCGTCAGCCCCGAGAACGCCAACGGCACGTACGTCGTCGACGGGACGATGATGCCCCACGGCCTCGTCGAGGGCGAACCGCTGGAGTTCGACGTGGAGGACGGCTACGTCACCCGCATCTCGGACGACGACGTGCGCGAACAGGTCGAGACGGGCGCGGAGGAAGTGGGCCGAGACGCCTACAACCTCGCGGAACTCGGCATCGGGACGAACGTCGCCGTCACCGAACTCGTGGGCAGTGTCCTGCTGGACGAGAAGGCCGCCGAGACGGTCCACATCGCCATCGGCGACGACGCGGGTATCGGCGGCGACACCGACGCGCCCCTCCATCTGGACGGCATCATCCGGGAACCGACCGTGTACGCCGACGGCGAGGTCGTCAAGCTGCCTGCGAGCGAGTGA
- a CDS encoding ATP-binding protein: MHVLGAPAGDLRGPVGHLGAYRARDGSLGEEVGLDLGGPHAALVVGKRGAGKTYTLGVLCEELARVDAIAPVVVDPMGAFRTLADAPGDVPASVVDPSVRADALDPRSWCDLLGLDPTGATGALVWRAATECDTFAGMHEFVANARADGDTRRAAANHLALAASWGVFDADAPDLFGPEVTVLDCSGLDRAPMNAVCRAVADDCYRARVEGSTDRHPWLVVDEAHAFFDGLAAPALRRLLTRGRGPGVSLAAATQRPSALPAVAVSQADLLVSHRLTGRADLAALRDARPTYVDESLASRMPERPGDALVVDDATEGLHAIRVRERVTGHGGASPRISGE, from the coding sequence ATGCACGTACTCGGCGCCCCGGCGGGCGACCTGCGCGGCCCCGTCGGGCACCTCGGCGCGTACCGCGCCCGCGACGGGAGCCTCGGCGAGGAGGTGGGACTCGACCTCGGCGGCCCCCACGCCGCCCTCGTCGTCGGCAAGCGCGGGGCGGGAAAGACCTACACGCTCGGCGTCCTCTGCGAGGAACTCGCCCGCGTGGACGCCATCGCGCCGGTCGTCGTGGACCCGATGGGTGCGTTCCGGACGCTCGCTGACGCCCCCGGCGACGTTCCCGCGTCGGTCGTCGACCCCTCGGTCCGCGCGGACGCCCTCGACCCGCGCTCGTGGTGTGATCTCCTTGGCCTCGACCCGACGGGCGCGACGGGGGCGCTGGTCTGGCGGGCCGCGACGGAGTGCGACACGTTCGCCGGGATGCACGAGTTCGTCGCGAACGCGCGGGCCGACGGGGACACGCGCCGCGCGGCCGCGAACCACCTCGCGCTCGCCGCCTCGTGGGGCGTCTTCGACGCCGATGCGCCGGACCTCTTCGGTCCCGAGGTGACCGTCCTCGACTGCTCGGGCCTCGACCGCGCCCCGATGAACGCCGTCTGTCGGGCCGTCGCGGACGACTGCTACCGGGCGCGCGTCGAGGGGAGCACGGACCGGCACCCGTGGCTCGTCGTCGACGAGGCCCACGCCTTCTTCGACGGCCTCGCGGCCCCCGCGCTCCGGCGACTCCTCACGCGGGGGCGCGGGCCGGGCGTGAGCCTCGCGGCGGCCACCCAGCGCCCGAGCGCACTCCCCGCGGTGGCCGTCTCGCAGGCCGACCTGCTCGTGAGCCACCGACTCACCGGCCGGGCGGACCTCGCCGCCCTGCGCGATGCGCGGCCCACCTACGTCGACGAGTCGCTGGCCTCTCGGATGCCGGAGCGACCGGGCGACGCCCTCGTCGTCGACGACGCGACGGAGGGCCTCCACGCGATTCGCGTCCGCGAGCGCGTGACGGGCCACGGCGGCGCGAGTCCTCGTATCAGCGGGGAGTGA
- a CDS encoding CrcB family protein, whose translation MVEFDPAHVVGTGGAVGALLRHAVAQRLDGERFPVATLAVNVLGSFALAAFVFAGVGGDLLLLLGTGACGSFTTFSSFSFETVRLWETGARRRAAANALGNLLGAGLAIGLAWVLVRVVFGFGG comes from the coding sequence GTGGTCGAGTTCGACCCGGCGCACGTCGTCGGGACGGGCGGGGCCGTCGGTGCGCTCTTGCGCCACGCCGTCGCCCAGCGACTCGACGGCGAGCGGTTCCCAGTGGCAACGCTCGCGGTGAACGTCCTCGGGAGTTTCGCGCTCGCGGCGTTCGTCTTCGCGGGGGTGGGCGGGGACCTGCTCCTGTTGCTCGGCACCGGCGCGTGCGGGTCGTTCACGACGTTCTCGTCGTTCTCCTTCGAGACGGTCCGCCTCTGGGAGACGGGTGCCCGCCGGCGAGCGGCCGCCAACGCCCTCGGGAACCTCCTCGGAGCGGGCCTCGCCATCGGCCTCGCGTGGGTCCTCGTCCGCGTCGTGTTCGGGTTCGGCGGGTGA
- a CDS encoding group I intron-associated PD-(D/E)XK endonuclease, with the protein MNTPRRGDEAEARVLPALMDRGPSVSVPFGDSDRYDLVADDGDELYRVQCKTGSRVNGTVRFKLYSSTVNGGDRVDTGYSTDEVDAYAVAAPDDTVYWVDIAESERGEMRLRVEEPHPKARSRPSTGPQTSNSVNGSTDGVRVALSSRLERTTAKPPRSDPRTNGCPDW; encoded by the coding sequence ATGAACACGCCACGGCGAGGCGACGAGGCAGAGGCCAGAGTGCTGCCGGCACTGATGGACCGTGGTCCGTCAGTGTCGGTTCCGTTCGGCGACAGCGACCGGTACGACCTCGTCGCTGACGACGGTGACGAACTCTACCGCGTCCAGTGCAAGACCGGAAGTCGAGTGAACGGGACGGTCCGGTTCAAGCTCTACAGTTCGACGGTGAACGGCGGCGACCGTGTGGATACCGGGTACTCGACCGACGAAGTAGACGCGTACGCGGTGGCCGCCCCCGACGACACCGTCTACTGGGTCGACATCGCCGAGAGCGAGCGTGGCGAGATGCGACTCAGGGTCGAAGAACCACATCCCAAGGCCCGAAGTCGTCCATCAACTGGGCCGCAGACTTCGAACTCGGTGAACGGTTCGACTGACGGGGTTCGAGTCGCGCTCTCGTCCCGTCTCGAACGCACAACCGCTAAACCCCCTCGCTCCGACCCTCGGACGAACGGGTGCCCAGACTGGTGA
- a CDS encoding fluoride efflux transporter FluC: MVKTTTLRRLEVLALVAIGGFAGANLRYFVGLVTPDVAGTLLVNVLGSFALGFVLYEAIHTGALADETRAVVGTGFLSSFTTYSTFALQTVQLEPLWMLGNVVASYALGFGGVLMGRWLALRLDGSDASGVIAEWGEP, encoded by the coding sequence CTGGTGAAGACGACGACGCTCCGGCGACTCGAAGTCCTCGCGCTGGTCGCAATCGGCGGGTTCGCCGGGGCGAACCTGCGCTACTTCGTGGGACTGGTCACGCCCGACGTGGCCGGGACGCTCCTCGTGAACGTCCTCGGGAGCTTCGCCCTCGGATTCGTCCTCTACGAGGCCATCCACACCGGGGCCCTCGCGGACGAGACGCGGGCCGTCGTGGGAACGGGTTTTCTCTCCTCCTTTACCACCTACAGCACGTTCGCACTCCAGACGGTCCAACTGGAGCCGCTGTGGATGCTCGGCAACGTCGTCGCGAGCTACGCGCTCGGGTTCGGCGGCGTGCTGATGGGCCGGTGGCTGGCGCTCCGTCTCGACGGGAGCGACGCGTCCGGGGTCATCGCCGAATGGGGTGAGCCGTAG
- a CDS encoding class I SAM-dependent methyltransferase, whose protein sequence is MPTRDRTTGDYRELLLLAAARHSGALDALVTTTGTPEGVAAETGVSERAAALVVTALADRGFLREVGGEYQPTNRLLGFVTKTDVRSIGRLPHALDVLDDWVALPETMRTGHPPDRGEHWLRNEMGAGAARDDTAVRAAVTAAVRERPAAASVLVLADPAGRHAVEFAERGFDVTLLDTPERTAVNRKSLEHERVRLVAGDPLVDLPSVDAAPVDLVFATGVLHRHDEAAVRRLFENARAAVAGTGEDECGTDRAREGNADGRANGGGGVAVVVDAVRGETPDASLVALEALASGGTGACHDAAALTGWLADAGFAGSVEAVPGLADRAVVGRAID, encoded by the coding sequence ATGCCCACCCGAGACCGCACGACCGGAGACTACCGCGAACTGCTCCTCCTCGCCGCCGCCCGGCACAGCGGCGCGCTCGACGCACTGGTGACGACGACGGGGACGCCCGAGGGCGTGGCCGCCGAGACGGGCGTGAGCGAACGCGCGGCAGCCCTCGTCGTGACCGCACTCGCCGACCGGGGGTTCCTCCGGGAGGTGGGCGGGGAGTACCAGCCCACGAACCGCCTGCTCGGGTTCGTCACGAAGACGGACGTGCGCTCCATTGGCCGCCTCCCGCACGCCCTCGACGTGTTGGACGACTGGGTGGCGCTCCCCGAGACGATGCGGACCGGCCACCCGCCCGACCGGGGCGAACACTGGCTCCGCAACGAGATGGGCGCGGGCGCGGCCCGCGACGACACTGCGGTCAGGGCCGCCGTCACCGCCGCCGTCCGCGAGCGCCCGGCCGCAGCGTCCGTCCTCGTCCTCGCCGACCCGGCGGGCAGGCACGCCGTCGAGTTCGCCGAGCGCGGGTTCGACGTGACGCTCCTCGACACGCCCGAACGGACCGCGGTCAACCGGAAGAGCCTCGAACACGAGCGAGTCCGACTCGTCGCCGGGGACCCACTGGTGGACCTCCCCTCGGTTGACGCCGCTCCCGTCGACCTCGTCTTCGCGACCGGCGTGCTCCATCGCCACGACGAGGCGGCGGTCCGGCGACTGTTCGAGAACGCCCGGGCGGCGGTCGCCGGGACGGGCGAGGACGAATGTGGGACCGACCGGGCACGCGAGGGGAATGCTGACGGACGGGCGAACGGGGGAGGCGGTGTCGCCGTCGTCGTCGACGCGGTCCGCGGCGAGACGCCGGACGCGTCGCTCGTCGCCCTCGAGGCCCTCGCGTCGGGGGGGACCGGCGCGTGCCACGACGCGGCGGCGCTCACCGGGTGGCTGGCCGATGCCGGGTTCGCGGGGAGCGTCGAGGCGGTCCCGGGACTGGCCGACCGCGCGGTCGTGGGCCGCGCGATTGATTAG
- a CDS encoding protein-L-isoaspartate(D-aspartate) O-methyltransferase — translation MTHDAERNALVDALSRSGRVTRESVLEAIRTVSRHEFVPEEYRDRAYEDRPLPIGHDQTVSAPHMVAIICDHLALSPGDRVLEIGTGCGYHAAVTAELVGAGNVYSIEFQSELADAARERLARLGYGGVHVRAGDGHEGWPEHAPYDAAYLTCAAASLPDSVVEQVRPGGRVVAPVGTDVQELVVVEKGEDGSLDRRTDGRVRFVPMRGE, via the coding sequence ATGACACACGACGCCGAGCGGAACGCACTCGTCGACGCCCTGTCGCGGAGCGGTCGCGTCACCCGCGAGTCCGTCCTCGAAGCGATACGGACGGTCTCGCGCCACGAGTTCGTCCCCGAGGAGTACCGCGACCGGGCCTACGAGGACCGACCGCTCCCCATCGGGCACGACCAGACCGTCAGCGCGCCGCACATGGTCGCCATCATCTGCGACCACCTCGCCCTCTCGCCGGGCGACCGGGTGCTCGAAATCGGGACGGGGTGTGGCTACCACGCCGCCGTCACGGCGGAACTGGTCGGCGCGGGCAACGTCTACTCCATCGAGTTCCAGTCCGAACTGGCCGACGCGGCCCGCGAGCGACTGGCCCGCCTCGGCTACGGGGGCGTCCACGTGCGCGCTGGCGACGGCCACGAGGGGTGGCCCGAACACGCGCCCTACGACGCGGCGTACCTGACCTGTGCGGCCGCCTCGCTCCCCGATAGCGTCGTCGAACAGGTCCGGCCCGGCGGTCGCGTCGTCGCCCCGGTCGGGACGGACGTCCAGGAACTCGTCGTCGTCGAGAAGGGAGAGGACGGGTCGCTCGACCGGCGGACGGACGGGCGGGTCCGCTTCGTCCCCATGCGCGGCGAGTGA
- a CDS encoding protein-L-isoaspartate O-methyltransferase family protein, producing MDSAVLRDDMVDSLEYEAKGCVRSDSVSVAMRAVPRHEFVGDERAAYADRAFERHGTTVLAPSTAARLLEALETEPDDNVLVVGAGVGYTTAVVAEIAGASTVQAVDISRRMVLDARANLAAAGYGAVLVDCRNGGDGLPEYAPYDRILLEAAALEPPRALVRQLADEGRLVMPLGGNQQSLVAVDAAGRVSERFGPIAFQPMLVDGEQSGTVERNRTVREDREHAERNSHGRRGWEQEWLDWDERLDSR from the coding sequence ATGGACAGCGCGGTGCTCCGGGACGACATGGTCGACAGCCTGGAGTATGAGGCGAAGGGCTGCGTCCGGAGCGACAGTGTCAGCGTCGCCATGCGGGCCGTCCCGCGCCACGAGTTCGTGGGCGACGAACGCGCCGCCTACGCCGACCGGGCCTTCGAGCGCCACGGGACCACCGTGCTCGCGCCGAGTACCGCCGCCCGCCTGCTGGAAGCGCTGGAGACGGAACCCGACGACAACGTCCTCGTCGTGGGCGCGGGCGTCGGCTACACCACCGCCGTCGTCGCCGAGATAGCCGGGGCCTCGACGGTACAGGCCGTCGACATCTCCCGCCGGATGGTCCTCGACGCGCGGGCGAATCTCGCCGCCGCCGGCTACGGCGCGGTACTCGTCGACTGCCGCAACGGCGGCGACGGCCTCCCCGAGTACGCCCCCTACGACCGGATTCTCCTCGAAGCGGCCGCGCTCGAACCGCCCCGGGCACTCGTCCGACAACTGGCCGACGAGGGCCGCCTCGTGATGCCACTCGGCGGGAACCAGCAGTCGCTCGTCGCGGTAGACGCCGCCGGGCGGGTGTCGGAGCGCTTCGGCCCCATCGCGTTCCAGCCAATGCTCGTCGACGGCGAGCAGTCGGGTACCGTCGAGCGCAACCGGACGGTCCGCGAGGACCGTGAACACGCCGAGCGCAACTCCCACGGCCGGCGCGGGTGGGAACAGGAGTGGCTCGACTGGGACGAGCGCCTCGACTCGCGGTGA
- a CDS encoding HVO_0476 family zinc finger protein: protein MSEPAERLAVACPACSPDLETVHEVLSPGTTATVRCTECGHTHKTTIEEEREVERTVIVSQDGESFKTRVSAPAEEVVAVGEEFIVDTEEALMTVRITSLQIANEQRVESAPAEEVETFWTRAVDNVNVPVTLNPRDGRHDATRSLKLLLPGDQEFVVGETETFGEEEFTVKSIRLREDAREYDHSQLDHRGDGALAKDIKRVYGDDETSDAWSVW, encoded by the coding sequence ATGAGCGAACCAGCAGAGCGGCTCGCCGTCGCCTGTCCGGCCTGTTCGCCGGACCTCGAGACGGTCCACGAGGTGCTCTCACCGGGCACGACGGCGACCGTCCGCTGTACGGAGTGCGGCCACACGCACAAGACGACCATCGAGGAGGAACGGGAGGTCGAACGCACCGTCATCGTCTCGCAGGACGGCGAGTCGTTCAAGACGCGGGTGTCCGCGCCCGCCGAGGAAGTCGTCGCCGTCGGCGAGGAGTTCATCGTCGACACCGAGGAGGCCCTCATGACCGTTCGTATCACGAGCCTCCAGATAGCGAACGAGCAGCGAGTCGAGAGCGCCCCCGCCGAGGAGGTAGAGACGTTCTGGACGCGCGCCGTCGACAACGTCAACGTCCCGGTGACGCTGAACCCGCGTGACGGCCGCCACGACGCCACGCGGAGCCTGAAACTGCTCCTGCCGGGCGACCAGGAGTTCGTCGTCGGCGAGACGGAGACGTTCGGCGAGGAAGAGTTCACCGTGAAGTCCATCCGCCTGCGCGAGGACGCCCGGGAGTACGACCACTCGCAACTCGACCACCGGGGCGACGGCGCCCTCGCCAAGGACATCAAGCGCGTCTACGGCGACGACGAGACGAGCGACGCCTGGTCGGTCTGGTGA
- a CDS encoding homoserine dehydrogenase, translated as MRLAVVGAGAVGRAVADLASEYDHVVTAMADSSSAAVDPDGLDVEAVLREKSEEDRVGTLDADAALDAEYDVLVEATPTTLDDAEPGYGHAVAALDRDRHVVLANKGPVAERYDDLRARERESAGQVLFEATVAGAIPALSTVDDLGPDHVTAVRGVLNGTANFILTRMAAEGLDYEHVLAEAQDLGVAEADPAFDVDGTDAALKCVILANVLYDGGYTLDDAGVQGIRDVPGEALELAAEDGRTIRLIGSVEDGAVRVGPRLVPEHGTLAVTGTRNIVQLETEHAGRLNISGRGAGGPETATAVLGDVGRLPPLDEV; from the coding sequence GTGAGACTCGCCGTCGTCGGCGCGGGCGCGGTCGGACGCGCCGTCGCCGACCTGGCGAGCGAGTACGACCACGTCGTCACCGCGATGGCCGACTCCTCGTCGGCCGCCGTCGATCCCGACGGACTCGACGTGGAGGCCGTCCTCAGAGAGAAGAGCGAGGAGGACCGGGTCGGGACGCTCGACGCCGACGCCGCCCTCGACGCCGAGTACGACGTGCTGGTAGAGGCGACGCCGACGACCCTCGACGACGCGGAACCGGGCTACGGCCACGCCGTCGCCGCCCTCGACCGCGACCGGCACGTCGTCCTCGCCAACAAGGGACCGGTCGCGGAACGCTACGACGACCTGCGGGCGCGCGAACGAGAGAGCGCGGGGCAGGTGCTGTTCGAGGCCACCGTCGCCGGCGCGATTCCCGCGCTCTCGACGGTCGACGACCTCGGCCCGGACCACGTCACGGCTGTTCGGGGGGTGCTCAACGGCACCGCGAACTTCATCCTGACGCGCATGGCCGCGGAGGGACTGGACTACGAACACGTCCTCGCGGAGGCACAGGATCTCGGCGTGGCGGAGGCCGACCCCGCCTTCGACGTGGACGGCACCGACGCCGCCCTGAAGTGCGTCATCCTCGCGAACGTCCTCTACGACGGGGGCTACACGCTGGACGACGCGGGCGTACAGGGCATCCGTGACGTGCCGGGCGAGGCTCTCGAACTCGCGGCCGAGGACGGCCGGACCATCCGCCTCATCGGGTCCGTCGAGGACGGCGCGGTGCGCGTCGGCCCGCGACTCGTCCCCGAACACGGCACCCTCGCGGTGACGGGGACGCGAAACATCGTCCAGTTGGAGACCGAGCACGCGGGCCGCCTCAACATCAGCGGGCGAGGCGCGGGCGGTCCGGAGACGGCGACCGCGGTGCTCGGAGACGTGGGCCGCCTCCCGCCGCTGGACGAGGTATAG
- a CDS encoding type II glyceraldehyde-3-phosphate dehydrogenase, which yields MMKVGINGYGTIGKRVADAVAAQPDMELVGVAKTRPNFEAETAVRKGYPLYAAIEERMPRFEEAGIDVAGPVEDLVEASDVVVDACPSGIGADNKSMYEEYDTPALYQGGEDADLVDVSFNARSNFSEAEGADHVRVVSCNTTGLSRLFAPLVEEYGVEKARVTLVRRGGDPGQTGRGPINDILPNPVTLPSHHGPDVNTIFPDLNIDTLGMKVPATLMHTHSVNVQLEEVPTAEEVRDLLAEESRLFLIPESYDIDGAGKLKEFAMDQGRPRGDIWENCIWAESITVEDGVAPKGQQGGGGDAAGADLYLFQAIHQESDVVPENVDAVRAVLGETDAEESMATTDEAMGMGF from the coding sequence ATGATGAAAGTCGGCATCAACGGCTACGGCACCATCGGCAAGCGCGTCGCGGACGCCGTCGCCGCCCAGCCCGATATGGAACTCGTGGGCGTCGCGAAGACCCGCCCGAACTTCGAGGCGGAGACCGCTGTACGAAAGGGCTACCCGCTCTACGCCGCCATCGAGGAGCGCATGCCGCGCTTCGAGGAGGCGGGCATCGATGTCGCGGGACCGGTCGAGGACCTCGTGGAGGCGTCGGACGTCGTCGTCGACGCCTGTCCCTCCGGCATCGGTGCGGACAACAAGTCGATGTACGAGGAGTACGACACTCCCGCGCTCTATCAGGGCGGTGAGGACGCCGACCTCGTGGACGTGAGCTTCAACGCCCGGAGCAACTTCTCGGAGGCCGAGGGTGCGGACCACGTCCGCGTCGTCTCCTGTAACACGACCGGTCTCTCGCGGCTGTTCGCCCCGCTCGTCGAGGAGTACGGCGTGGAGAAGGCCCGCGTGACCCTCGTCCGGCGCGGCGGCGACCCCGGCCAGACCGGGCGCGGCCCCATCAACGACATCCTCCCGAACCCGGTGACGCTCCCCTCGCACCACGGCCCCGACGTGAACACCATCTTCCCGGACCTCAACATCGACACGCTCGGGATGAAGGTGCCCGCGACGCTGATGCACACCCACAGCGTGAACGTCCAGTTGGAGGAGGTGCCCACCGCCGAGGAGGTCCGCGACCTCCTCGCCGAGGAGTCCCGCCTGTTCCTCATCCCGGAGAGCTACGACATCGACGGCGCAGGCAAACTCAAGGAGTTCGCGATGGACCAGGGCCGCCCGCGCGGGGACATCTGGGAGAACTGCATCTGGGCGGAGTCCATCACCGTCGAGGACGGTGTTGCGCCGAAGGGGCAACAAGGCGGAGGCGGCGACGCCGCCGGAGCGGACCTCTACCTGTTCCAGGCCATCCACCAGGAGTCCGACGTGGTACCCGAGAACGTCGACGCAGTCCGTGCGGTCCTCGGCGAGACGGACGCCGAGGAGAGCATGGCGACGACGGACGAGGCCATGGGAATGGGGTTCTGA
- a CDS encoding Hsp20/alpha crystallin family protein → MGPRDRDDRDPFNDIFRELSRMMDEMMGVEGGINVQSAADAGFGDDVHIATQKDDDHVYVVADLPGVEKDAIDIKCDGRTLTIGAATDHREYEERLRLPVPVDEHSASATFKNGILEITFGRADASANIDLD, encoded by the coding sequence ATGGGACCACGTGACAGGGACGACCGGGACCCGTTCAACGATATTTTCCGCGAACTCAGCCGCATGATGGACGAGATGATGGGTGTCGAGGGCGGTATCAACGTCCAGAGCGCCGCCGACGCGGGCTTCGGCGACGACGTGCACATCGCGACCCAGAAGGACGACGACCACGTCTACGTCGTCGCCGACCTGCCGGGCGTCGAGAAGGACGCCATCGACATCAAGTGCGACGGCCGCACCCTCACCATCGGCGCCGCGACGGACCACCGCGAGTACGAGGAACGCCTCCGCCTGCCCGTCCCCGTGGACGAGCACTCCGCCTCCGCGACGTTCAAGAACGGCATCCTCGAGATTACCTTCGGGCGCGCCGACGCCTCCGCGAACATCGACCTCGACTGA
- a CDS encoding DUF7382 domain-containing protein yields the protein MRQRLRERLRALVRDDRAIEGLPIRLVIALVVGVASLSVMMNMLSGVQGLAVVELDTKPVPEVVGEGDEELAVQVVTPDGTPVEGATVIAKSGTARLDGVKDDRTNASGFATFDVAPRLGPNQVDGTVKFTVKPPAGSEYVDRRENTVVLVVEGK from the coding sequence ATGCGACAGCGACTCCGCGAGCGACTCCGTGCACTCGTCCGCGACGACCGCGCCATCGAGGGACTGCCCATCAGACTCGTCATCGCCCTCGTGGTTGGGGTGGCCAGCCTCAGCGTGATGATGAACATGCTCTCGGGCGTGCAGGGCCTCGCGGTGGTGGAACTGGACACGAAACCCGTCCCCGAGGTGGTCGGAGAGGGAGACGAGGAACTCGCGGTACAGGTCGTGACGCCGGACGGAACGCCCGTCGAGGGGGCGACCGTCATCGCGAAGAGCGGGACCGCGCGGCTCGACGGCGTGAAAGACGACAGGACGAACGCGAGCGGGTTCGCGACGTTCGACGTCGCCCCGAGACTCGGACCGAATCAGGTCGACGGGACGGTGAAGTTCACCGTCAAACCCCCCGCCGGGAGTGAGTACGTCGACCGCCGGGAGAACACGGTCGTGCTGGTGGTCGAGGGGAAGTAG
- a CDS encoding HalOD1 output domain-containing protein, with translation MPEGEGPMVDLFAEYTQVYRTTVAGGESLRTAVADALVPVSGDGRERVLATLDGVVDWDDLQALVGETTDTPGNAGYVPFEYGYHLVVVSLGGTLRVYRT, from the coding sequence ATGCCGGAGGGAGAGGGACCGATGGTCGACCTGTTCGCCGAGTACACGCAGGTCTACCGAACCACTGTGGCGGGAGGTGAGAGTCTCAGGACGGCAGTGGCAGACGCACTCGTCCCCGTGTCCGGCGACGGTCGCGAGCGAGTGCTGGCGACACTCGACGGCGTCGTCGACTGGGACGACCTGCAGGCCCTCGTCGGCGAGACGACCGATACGCCCGGGAACGCGGGCTACGTCCCCTTCGAGTACGGGTACCACCTCGTCGTCGTCTCGCTCGGGGGGACACTCCGGGTGTATCGGACCTGA
- a CDS encoding amino acid-binding protein, translating into MSDDVVRAYTVRLELVDEPGELLNALHPIADNGGNLLSIFHERGNITPRGHIPVEVDLEATPERFDRIVEALREAGVNVIQAGAERYGEELTVLLVGHLVETDLSDTLSRLQTCTNASVADISLVAAHGTEDASSARLRLATETGEADRVLQTVREVAAEKDLTVIEPLTAGGSA; encoded by the coding sequence ATGAGCGACGACGTGGTCCGGGCGTACACCGTCCGCCTCGAACTGGTGGACGAACCCGGCGAGTTGCTGAACGCGCTCCACCCCATCGCCGACAACGGCGGGAACCTCCTGTCTATCTTCCACGAGCGCGGGAACATCACCCCGCGCGGGCACATCCCGGTCGAGGTCGACCTCGAGGCGACCCCCGAGCGCTTCGACCGCATCGTCGAGGCCCTGCGTGAAGCGGGCGTCAACGTCATCCAGGCGGGCGCGGAGCGCTACGGCGAGGAACTCACCGTCCTGCTGGTGGGACACCTCGTCGAGACGGACCTCTCGGATACGCTCTCGCGCCTCCAGACGTGTACCAACGCCTCCGTGGCGGACATCTCGCTCGTCGCCGCCCACGGCACCGAGGACGCCTCCAGCGCGCGCCTGCGCCTCGCCACGGAGACGGGCGAGGCCGACCGCGTCCTCCAGACCGTCCGCGAGGTGGCGGCCGAGAAGGACCTCACCGTCATCGAACCGCTCACCGCGGGGGGGAGCGCGTGA